Proteins from one Stenotrophomonas aracearum genomic window:
- a CDS encoding DUF3011 domain-containing protein, translating to MKQTTQIGMWALLPAALMALAGSAQAQRYDDRYDDRYNDGPVRCESIKNRTQQCPIDGRARLVRQLSGSPCIEGDTWGQARNGVWVTRGCRAEFIAERGRPSHGGGWGNNGNNGGGWGGGRGQIISCDSNDQRMRRCNVSVRRDVRLVRQTSRTACVEGRTWGHDRDGVWVNGGCRAEFEIR from the coding sequence ATGAAGCAGACAACGCAGATCGGAATGTGGGCCCTGCTGCCGGCAGCCCTGATGGCCTTGGCCGGCAGCGCGCAGGCGCAGCGCTACGACGACCGCTACGACGACCGCTACAACGACGGCCCGGTGCGTTGCGAGTCGATCAAGAACCGTACCCAGCAATGCCCGATCGATGGCCGTGCGCGCCTGGTGCGCCAGCTGTCCGGGTCGCCCTGTATCGAGGGCGACACCTGGGGCCAGGCCCGTAACGGCGTGTGGGTGACCCGCGGTTGCCGCGCCGAGTTCATTGCCGAGCGCGGCCGTCCCTCGCATGGGGGCGGCTGGGGTAACAATGGCAACAATGGCGGCGGCTGGGGCGGCGGGCGCGGCCAGATCATCAGCTGCGATTCCAACGACCAGCGCATGCGCCGCTGCAACGTGAGCGTGCGCCGCGACGTGCGGCTGGTGCGCCAGACTTCACGTACGGCCTGCGTTGAAGGCCGTACGTGGGGTCATGATCGCGATGGGGTGTGGGTGAACGGTGGGTGCCGGGCGGAGTTTGAAATCCGGTAA
- the dxs gene encoding 1-deoxy-D-xylulose-5-phosphate synthase has protein sequence MIDSARYPRLSRIQNPDDLRRFDESELPAIADELRAYLIESVGKSGGHFGAGLGVIELTVALHYLYQTPVDQLIWDVGHQTYPHKILTGRRDQIHTVKQKDGVAPFPKREESEYDTFGVGHSSTSISAALGMAIARQREGDDRRVVAVIGDGAMTAGMAYEALNHAGGMDNEPNLLVILNDNNMSISEAVGGLTKILGRATGSRTLNALREGGKKILGDKKKSPSARFVKRWEEHWKGMFVPSTFFEEMGFHYTGPIDGHDVPALVATLKTLKGLKGLKLLHVMTTKGKGYERAEGDQIGYHAVGPFDPDKGLVSKGGAKKPTYTDVFSDWLCDAAAAEPRLLGITPAMREGSGLVRFSKEYPERYFDVAIAEQHAVTLAAGMATQGAKPVVAIYSTFLQRAYDQLVHDVAVQKLDVLFAIDRAGVVGPDGATHAGNLDLSFLRCVPNMVVMAPSDEAECRQMLSTGLQYEGPAAVRYPRGSGTGVDAGTDLSTLEIGKADLRVQGSRIALLAFGSTVPAAEAVGRELGLTVVNMRFIKPLDRTLLLELAKTHQGFVTIEDNVVAGGAGSGVAELLNAEDVLRPFLHLGLPDSFQHHASREDLLAEAGIDAAGIRAAVLKRWPKVATQAA, from the coding sequence ATGATCGATTCCGCACGCTATCCCCGCCTGTCGCGCATCCAGAACCCGGATGACCTGCGCAGGTTCGATGAATCCGAACTGCCCGCCATCGCAGATGAACTGCGTGCCTACCTGATCGAGTCGGTCGGCAAGAGTGGCGGCCATTTCGGCGCCGGGCTGGGCGTGATCGAGCTCACCGTGGCCCTGCACTACCTGTACCAGACCCCGGTCGACCAGCTGATCTGGGACGTGGGCCACCAGACCTACCCGCACAAGATCCTCACCGGCCGCCGCGACCAGATCCACACCGTCAAGCAGAAGGACGGCGTGGCGCCGTTCCCCAAGCGCGAGGAAAGCGAGTACGACACCTTCGGGGTCGGCCATTCCTCCACCTCGATCTCGGCCGCGCTCGGCATGGCCATCGCGCGCCAGCGCGAGGGCGACGACCGCCGCGTGGTGGCGGTGATCGGCGACGGCGCGATGACCGCCGGGATGGCCTATGAGGCACTCAACCACGCCGGCGGCATGGACAACGAGCCGAACCTGCTGGTGATCCTCAACGACAACAACATGTCGATCTCCGAGGCGGTCGGCGGGCTGACCAAGATCCTGGGCCGCGCCACCGGCAGCCGCACCCTCAACGCACTGCGCGAGGGCGGCAAGAAGATCCTGGGCGACAAGAAGAAGTCGCCGTCGGCGCGCTTCGTCAAGCGCTGGGAAGAACACTGGAAAGGCATGTTCGTGCCCTCCACCTTCTTCGAGGAAATGGGCTTCCACTACACCGGCCCGATCGACGGCCATGACGTACCCGCGCTGGTGGCCACGCTGAAGACGCTCAAGGGCCTGAAGGGCCTGAAGCTGCTGCACGTGATGACCACCAAGGGCAAGGGCTACGAGCGCGCCGAAGGCGACCAGATCGGCTACCACGCGGTCGGCCCGTTCGACCCGGACAAGGGCCTTGTTTCCAAGGGCGGCGCCAAGAAGCCCACCTACACCGACGTGTTCAGCGATTGGCTGTGCGATGCCGCCGCCGCCGAACCGCGCCTGCTGGGCATCACCCCGGCCATGCGCGAAGGCTCGGGCCTGGTGCGTTTCAGCAAGGAATACCCGGAGCGCTACTTCGACGTGGCCATCGCCGAGCAGCACGCGGTGACCCTGGCCGCCGGCATGGCCACCCAGGGCGCCAAGCCGGTAGTGGCGATCTACTCCACCTTCCTGCAGCGCGCCTACGACCAGCTGGTGCATGACGTGGCGGTGCAGAAGCTCGACGTGCTGTTCGCGATCGACCGCGCCGGCGTGGTCGGCCCGGACGGCGCCACCCACGCCGGCAACCTGGACCTGAGCTTCCTACGCTGCGTGCCGAACATGGTGGTGATGGCCCCGTCCGACGAGGCCGAGTGCCGCCAGATGCTCAGCACCGGCCTGCAGTACGAGGGTCCGGCTGCGGTGCGTTACCCGCGCGGCAGCGGGACCGGCGTGGACGCCGGCACGGACCTGTCCACGCTGGAGATCGGCAAGGCCGACCTGCGTGTGCAGGGCAGCCGCATTGCGTTGCTGGCCTTCGGCAGCACCGTACCGGCGGCCGAGGCCGTGGGCCGCGAGCTGGGGCTGACCGTGGTCAACATGCGCTTCATCAAGCCGCTGGATCGCACGCTGCTGCTGGAGCTGGCCAAGACCCACCAGGGCTTCGTGACCATCGAAGACAACGTGGTGGCCGGCGGCGCTGGTTCCGGCGTGGCTGAACTGCTCAACGCCGAAGACGTGCTGCGCCCGTTCCTGCACCTGGGCCTGCCCGACAGCTTCCAACACCACGCCAGCCGCGAAGACCTGCTGGCCGAAGCCGGGATCGACGCGGCCGGCATCCGGGCGGCGGTGTTGAAGCGGTGGCCGAAGGTGGCAACGCAAGCCGCGTAA
- a CDS encoding HNH endonuclease, with product METDTTRLGLIDTGASPAPVAEVSPIATLHRPGSVRLLSLDAHGRVLDWITWQDAACLYSRDAVSWTLGDPCLHIHGGINRLTGLQSGIDLHPIIAARGHARSRAIDPTPNLSNQALFARDAHLCMYCGQQFHRPQLTRDHVMPLSKGGLDVWENVVSACFHCNSRKSDRTPQQAGMPLLAVPYRPSWIEHMILSNRNILADQTAFLKAQLPKRSKLAA from the coding sequence ATGGAGACAGACACTACACGCTTAGGTCTGATCGATACCGGAGCCTCGCCAGCCCCGGTCGCCGAGGTATCGCCGATCGCCACGCTGCATCGGCCCGGCAGCGTCCGATTGCTGTCCCTGGACGCCCATGGCCGCGTCCTCGACTGGATCACCTGGCAGGACGCCGCCTGCCTCTACTCGCGCGACGCGGTCTCCTGGACCCTGGGCGACCCCTGCCTGCATATCCACGGTGGCATCAACCGCCTGACCGGCCTGCAGAGCGGGATCGACCTGCACCCGATCATCGCCGCGCGCGGCCATGCCCGCTCGCGCGCCATCGACCCTACCCCGAACCTGTCCAACCAGGCCCTGTTCGCGCGCGACGCGCACCTGTGCATGTACTGCGGCCAGCAGTTCCACCGCCCGCAGCTGACCCGCGACCACGTCATGCCGCTGTCCAAGGGCGGCCTGGACGTCTGGGAAAACGTGGTCAGCGCCTGCTTCCACTGCAACTCGCGCAAGAGCGACCGCACCCCGCAGCAGGCCGGCATGCCCCTGCTGGCGGTGCCGTACCGGCCCAGCTGGATCGAACACATGATCCTGTCCAACCGCAACATCCTGGCCGACCAGACGGCCTTCCTGAAGGCGCAGCTGCCCAAGCGCTCCAAGCTCGCCGCCTGA